One segment of Panicum virgatum strain AP13 chromosome 1K, P.virgatum_v5, whole genome shotgun sequence DNA contains the following:
- the LOC120653275 gene encoding uncharacterized protein LOC120653275, with protein sequence MPYDDHARALKLLHALDLDVWGTKVEAIVESTNYETLTTDELFSKLKSKEIDIQFRKKLNNPTAGSSSNIPMALVSGSTNTNANLSSTPSFALSSLCHIADDELEVFDDDQLVLLTNKFKRVYENRRNRRRSEGCFNCGERGHFIADCPSKVKAPEHGNSYRRQEQSRDRKNKSDRRGRKKGQQKFTDKQIKKTAHVLFSSLGSFDSDASYNSSDSESEDEKPKKTNDGGLCFLADIKGGMCTMALNEGDAYDCSNDSSDNEVQNSAEEEIEELTKLVDKQNKILARLKADHDRISAELKTLKDATPAAVECEECSIHMVSISELQSKHAVLVDKFDCAKIELEELRSRSVLLGACATCPILQTELNVVKCHIVQLEKHTCPVLPECLTCPTFVAEISILKKDNAALEEENTHLRTILGWCSVREPQIGMTIAQIKRGEHFGVGYDLKRTFGKKNADGENNGPTPSEKSPPVSPEGFVVEPPKSVPKKQDGGEENIWIMDSGCSRHMTGDDRWFSSLTPASGNLDKFESRSSDGLFLGYALQGRAYRVLNLDTNRIEETCEVTFDETMPCFSSAFECAGDDEIGQNIFEDEVDGLDDDDDATEDPAVLELQLRGRQLLLEQHLDIFSVAIHLNK encoded by the exons ATGCCGTATGATGATCATGCAAGGGCTCTCAAATTGTTGCATGCACTCGACTTGGATGTTTGGGGTACAAAAGTGGAAGCGATTGTTGAGTCTACTAATTATGAGACTCTTACAACTGATGAGCTTTTCAGTAAGCTTAAATCCAAAGAGATCGACATCCAATTTCGAAAAAAGCTTAACAATCCCACAGCTGGTTCTTCTTCAAATATTCCAATGGCTTTGGTTTCTGGGAGTACTAACACTAATGCTAATCTTTCATCTACTCCTAGTTTTGCTTTGTCCTCCTTGTGTCATATTGCAGATGATGAGTTGGAGGTATTTGATGATGATCAGCTTGTTTTGCTCACCAACAAGTTCAAGCGGGTATATGAAAACAGGCGAAATAGAAGGCGTTCAGAAGGATGCTTCAACTGTGGTGAGCGTGGACACTTCATTGCTGATtgtccaagcaaggtgaaggcacCGGAGCATGGCAACAGCTACAGGCGCCAGGAACAATCAAGGGACAGGAAGAACAAGAGTGATAGGCGTGGGAGAAAGAAGGGACAACAGAAGTTTActgacaagcaaatcaagaagacTGCACATGTTCTCTTTTCTTCGCTGGGTAGCTTTGATTCAGATGCCTCCTACAACTCTAGTGATTCAGAGTCCGAAGATGAGAAGCCCAAAAAGACCAATGATGGAGGACTCTGTTTTCTTGCTGACATCAAGGGAGGCATGTGCACTATGGCTTTAAATGAGGGTGATGCATATGACTGCAGCAACGACTCTTCTGATAATGAGGTACAAAATTCTGCTGAAGAAGAAATTGAAGAGTTGACTAAACTTGttgataaacaaaataaaattctaGCAAGACTTAAGGCTGATCATGATAGAATATCTGCTGAATTAAAAACACTAAAAgatgctacacctgctgctgtaGAATGTGAGGAATGTTCTATTCATATGGTTTCTATTTCTGAATTGCAATCTAAGCATGCTGTtttagttgataaatttgattgtGCTAAGATTGAATTGGAAGAACTTCGCTCTCGTTCTGTTTTACTTGGTGCTTGTGCTACTTGTCCAATTTTGCAAACTGAGTTGAATGTTGTTAAATGCCATATTGTTCAGTTGGAGAAACACACTTGTCCTGTTTTACCTGAGTGTTTGACTTGTCCTACTTTTGTTGCTGAAATTTCCATCTTAAAGAAGGACAATGCTGCTTTAGAAGAAGAAAACACTCATTTGAGAACAATCCTTGGTTGGTGTTCTGTGCGTGAGCCCCAGATTGGTATGACTATTGCACAAATTAAAAGGGGTGAACATTTTGGTGTTGGTTATGATTTGAAGCGTACTTTTGGTAAAAAGAATGCAGATGGTGAGAACAATGGGCCTACTCCCAGTGAGAAGAGTCCACCGGTCTCACCTGAAGGTTTTGTGGTAGAACCTCCCAAGTCTGTTCCTAAAAAGCAG GATGGAGGCGAGGAGAACATATGGATAATGGACTCTGGTTGTTCGCGTCACATGACCGGAGATGatagatggttctccagcctcacccccgcGAGCG GAAATTTGGACAAATTTGAATCACGTTCTTCTGATGGGTTGTTCTTGGGGTATGCTTTGCAAGGGCGAGCTTACCGGGTTCTTAATCTTGATACTAATCGCATCGAGGAGACATGTGAGGTCACCTTCGACGAGACGATGCCTTGTTTCTCTTCTGCTTTtgagtgtgcaggtgatgatgagATTGGACAAAACATTTTTGAAGATGAGGTTGATGGActtgacgatgatgatgatgcaacaGAGGATCCAGCTGTGCTCGAG CTACAATTGAGGGGGAGGCAACTTCTGTTAGAACAGCACCTCGACatattcagcgtcgccatccacctcaacaaatga